The Silene latifolia isolate original U9 population chromosome 4, ASM4854445v1, whole genome shotgun sequence region GGTGTATGTCTTTTGCATGTTCAGGTGCAACGTCCCCGGAAGAAAAGGAATACGCTTGTTTCTTGATATCAATCCAAGTACATGCTGGTAACATTCTCAACCCTTTTTGCTTCAGTTTGTTGATCACAGAAGCAGCTTCTTCAAACTTTCCTAAGCTGTTATATATATTCAGCAGCACGACATAATTACCAAGTTTCTCTGGCCCAATTCCGTAGAGTTTCTCTGCAGCAAATTTCCCGAGTTCTAAATTCTTGTGGACCCGGCATGCAGTTAACAGAGCGGCCCACATGTTCAGGGTAGGCTCAAAGGGTGCATCTTTAATCAAAGCCAAAGCTTCATCCAAAAGACCTTCTCTCCCTAATAGCTCTATCATGCATGCATAATGCATCGCCCTCGGATTAACACCATGAACCGTGTTCATTGAGTCAAAAATATCCCACCCTTGATCGGATAACCCGGAATAACTACAGGCAGATAGAACAGCTAGAAAAGTGACATGGTTCGGTCTCATCCCTTCACGAAGCATTTTATCAAAGAGTTCAACCGCTTTTTCTCCTTGGCCATGACTGCCGTACCCAGCAATCAACGCATTCCATGAAATGACATTCTTTCGAGTCATCTTATCAAAAAGATTTCGGGCATCTTCTATCCTACCCCATTTGCTATATAAGTCTACAAGTGCAGTATTAGCAACTGTATCTAAACTAAAACCATGACGAACTAAACCTGCATGAGCTTGTTTAGCATGTTCAAGGGACCCCAACCTAGCGCATATCCTAACTACTATCGAAAAAGTAAAATGGTCCATAGAGACACCAGAATCCTGCATCTCATAATACAAACTTAAAGCTTCCTCACTGTAACCATGAAGAGCATACGCTGCAATTATCGAGTTCCACCCAACAGTCGTCTTTATAGGCATATCATCAAAAACAAATTGGGCATCTTCAATGCTCCCACACTTACTATACATATCAATAAGAGCACACGCAACGTAAATATCATCCCCAACATCCATCTTAACAGCACAAGAATGCAACTGTCTTCCTGGATAGATCAACCCCAACCCTGCAGTAGCGCGAATCATAGTCGCAAAAGTCCTCGAATCAGCAAAACAACAATCAGACCACATTCTAAGAAACAACCTAAACGCCTCAATATAATCCCCTCCATCCACAACACCAGCAATCATGGTATTCCACGAAACCGAGTTCCTGcgaggcatttcatcaaacaacaACCTTGCATCAACCAACATACCACATTTCACATGCATCAACAAAACCCTATTACTCATATACTGATCAAACTCAAACCCAATAttaatcatataatgaaataccCTTTTTACCCCTCTAACCGATTTCAAATTAATACAAGCATTAATCAATGCATCATAAGTCTCCTTATCCACATCACAATCACCATCACTCTCCAAAATCTCAAACAATTCAAGTGCATCATGATACTTTTTATGAAAAACCAATTTTTTAATTTGATCACAAAATCCAATACTAGAATCACTAATTTGGGTATCTCTAATCCTTGTTTTTTCATCAATTTTCGATCTTTTGGGTTCGGGTTTTGGCCTAAGATTATGCTCTATCAATGAACACCTAATCTTAGAAAATGAAGTAACCCGTTTTCTACCATTGTTCCTAAATCTAAACCCAGCAAAAAAACTGTGATTTGAATCAGAAAAAAGTGATGAACATCTTAAATTCTCTTGGATCTGTCCTAATGAAATACTATGATATCTAGAAAATGGAAGGTCCATAATtttcttaaattaattaaaaagagAAAATTGAAGAGAAAAATATGAAATTATGAATAATTAGCACATTATGATTTATGAGGTTTATCAGTAATAAATTAAAGTTTGTGGGTTTATGAAAATTGAGTGAAAAAGGTTAAATTTTAGAGGTTTTGATTGTTGTGAGTGAAGAAAAAAGTTGGAATTTTTCTGGGTTTTGGGAGTGTGATTTGATTTGAAGAGCTTTGTAGAATCCGCCAGTAGCAGATCTTGCAGGGAGCGGCAAAGACAGGAAAACAACGAGTATTTTAGTTCAACAACATAAGATGGCAGTTGAGAATTAGTTGAACGAACACACCGTACCGTATTCGTTTATGGATCCACCTATTCTGGAATTTCGATTCATGGACGCGCGGTTTAGTGTGTTTATAATCCGGCTCGAATAACACGGACAGCCATACCTGACTTGCATTCAAATTTGGAATGAGGATCCCGTATTTGAATCGAATCCAAAATGATCTGACTATCTAATCCGGCTTGAATGTTCATTAATACATTATTGATTATTTTCTCTATTGATAGTATATGACTCGATAGTAACCCGAACCTGATCTGAACTGAATTTCTAAAAACTCGAGATGACTTTACCTGAATTATTTTGACTCGCATCCGATTGAATTATCActttttgccaggtctagttaaCACCTATTATGTACTCGTACTAGAACTTTCAAATTGTCTTTCATACAAACTGAGGAACATTATTATTCATACGAATTGGCACGTATCTTCAACTCCTTTATACTAATTATCTTTCCCTGCTTTAAGCACTTTCTTATGAAATTACGCGGGGTTTGGGTTAACCCGAGCCTGTAACTATGCGTATTGCAGCTTATTTCTTTTTCCAACCTCTGAAAGCCCTTGATTCCCCGCTGATAGCATGTACGTATATTCGTGTAAAATTAGTTAGATGCTAGCCTCTTCCTATTCTACCGATAGCTT contains the following coding sequences:
- the LOC141653356 gene encoding pentatricopeptide repeat-containing protein At5g50390, chloroplastic is translated as MDLPFSRYHSISLGQIQENLRCSSLFSDSNHSFFAGFRFRNNGRKRVTSFSKIRCSLIEHNLRPKPEPKRSKIDEKTRIRDTQISDSSIGFCDQIKKLVFHKKYHDALELFEILESDGDCDVDKETYDALINACINLKSVRGVKRVFHYMINIGFEFDQYMSNRVLLMHVKCGMLVDARLLFDEMPRRNSVSWNTMIAGVVDGGDYIEAFRLFLRMWSDCCFADSRTFATMIRATAGLGLIYPGRQLHSCAVKMDVGDDIYVACALIDMYSKCGSIEDAQFVFDDMPIKTTVGWNSIIAAYALHGYSEEALSLYYEMQDSGVSMDHFTFSIVVRICARLGSLEHAKQAHAGLVRHGFSLDTVANTALVDLYSKWGRIEDARNLFDKMTRKNVISWNALIAGYGSHGQGEKAVELFDKMLREGMRPNHVTFLAVLSACSYSGLSDQGWDIFDSMNTVHGVNPRAMHYACMIELLGREGLLDEALALIKDAPFEPTLNMWAALLTACRVHKNLELGKFAAEKLYGIGPEKLGNYVVLLNIYNSLGKFEEAASVINKLKQKGLRMLPACTWIDIKKQAYSFSSGDVAPEHAKDIHQKLDSLLAEISKHGYTPEKRSLLPDVDEKEQKMLSYHSEKLAVAFGVMSTAAQTPLQLMQSHRICNDCHKALKLIAKVTEREIVVRDSSRFHRFRNGSCSCGDYW